A single window of Pieris rapae chromosome 4, ilPieRapa1.1, whole genome shotgun sequence DNA harbors:
- the LOC111001038 gene encoding centromere protein F isoform X1 translates to MSLEGDGIQDEYAVTALQIFEYCGADSSSSLRVDALMDKFAPFVKTNKSEYSYLKSLLDPDQNNPEITVTKLAESLNKYSESQKVKVDLEESFNLRNGQAPHDSDSGISTDGFQLIEELQCELREKSHLVHQLRSQLDFTDRQHEEAVSALSAERDSLRSHLNMLREENMILTHVRRDYEDVCERLCNSERALDDVKRQVESSKKKLRVMTQQVSTLETEKLTLTELLAKSKEECHRINDRYASRQSALLEQNERLRSEHADLSVRLQDHDEVMKTLSKEKIQLEMELKEMLNKTNQTQLRLDRSFDISYTEDQILTALDSLNADSRFCTDKRIVDDSFTFKDEGRTTNMSLFDEIRLSFCNMSHHNMTDICTNDKDLDNSNSEIATQTDSTDNEKDSVIDKEYINIEVQTDINEYKRTSDAESQTNLEHNDLNAEIQTFEGFMSRSNGETQNKLKQCELKNVETQTIVEQNYFKSVETQTSEEQNYFKNAEIETIQVSNQTSDVVSQTIIEQNETRNAEVQTDLANKLVNSEVQTNDTRTLTIDVETQTEMKPKNTENKAKIRNFKIPIKSTRRTKKDAAIQTDINTNNNVNKCLECDKFDKYTIQLEKDYNNSRIMLLDVKNEIEKYENNLNVLKNIVDEGNDRNIYLKSVVDGLRGNLSVLEAACSKQNEEIEKLSCSVSSIEVQTEFEQVSTYSQTDLPCSNCVKRNGAHRLRRYLWDPLKCLFQAFAVICFIFALSALYGVSRRWQSPCAPLAPWSWLQPHDFMDLFFRIEYIADVPM, encoded by the exons ATGAGCCTTGAAGGAGATGGAATCCAGGACG AATACGCTGTCACAGCCCTTCAAATTTTCGAGTATTGTGGAGCCGATAGTTCTAGCTCGTTACGGGTGGATGCCCTTATGGACAAATTCGCGCCTTTCGTTAAAACTAACAA atctgAATACAGTTACCTGAAGTCATTGTTAGATCCAGATCAAAATAATCCAGAAATAACAGTTACCAAATTGGCTGAAAGTTTGAATAAGTACAGTGAAAGCCAAAAAGTTAAGGTGGATCTGGAAGAAAG CTTTAATTTGAGAAATGGACAGGCTCCACATGATTCAGACTCTGGAATTTCAACTGATG GTTTTCAACTTATAGAGGAGTTACAATGCGAGCTAAGAGAAAAATCCCATTTGGTACATCAGCTGCGCAGCCAACTAGATTTCACGGACAGGCAGCACGAAGAAGCGGTCTCTGCTCTCTCTGCCGAGCGGGATTCCCTACGATCGCATCTTAATAT GCTTCGCGAGGAGAATATGATATTAACGCACGTCAGACGCGACTATGAAGACGTATGTGAGCGATTATGTAATAGTGAACGGGCATTGGATGATGTTAAAAGGCAGGTTGAGAGTAGCAAGAAGAAGCTACGAGTGATGACCCAACAAGTTTCTACACTTGAGACCGAG AAACTGACACTGACCGAGCTTCTCGCGAAATCAAAGGAGGAATGTCACCGTATAAATGACAGATACGCGAGTAGACAAAGTGCGTTGTTGGAGCAAAACGAGCGCCTGCGAAGCGAACATGCTGACCTGAGCGTAAGGCTGCAAGACCATGATGAGGTCATGAAGACCCTCTCAAAGGAAAAG ATTCAATTGGAGATGGAGTTGAAGGagatgttaaataaaacaaaccagACACAGCTGAGGTTGGACCGCTCCTTCGACATCAGCTACACCGAGGATCAGATTTTGACCGCACTGGACAGTCTTAATGCTGATAGCAGGTTCTGTACCG ATAAACGGATTGTAGATGACTCATTTACTTTCAAAGACGAAGGCCGAACAACTAATATGTCTCTCTTTGACGAAATTAGACTTAGCTTTTGTAACATGTCCCATCATAATATGACTGATATTTGTACGAATGATAAAGATCTTGATAATTCTAACTCTGAGATCGCTACACAGACGGACAGTACAGATAACGAAAAAGATAGTGTTATTGATaaggaatatattaatattgaagtACAAACTGATATTAATGAGTATAAGCGAACAAGTGATGCTGAATCACAAACAAATTTAGAACATAATGACTTAAATGCTGAAATACAAACTTTTGAAGGGTTTATGTCAAGAAGTAATGgtgaaacacaaaataaattgaaacaatGTGAATTGAAAAATGTTGAAACACAAACCATTGTTgaacaaaattactttaaaagtgTTGAAACACAAACCAGCGAAgaacaaaattactttaaaaacgcTGAAATAGAAACAATTCAAGTGTCTAATCAAACAAGTGATGTCGTAAGCCAAACAATTATAGAACAAAATGAAACTAGAAATGCCGAAGTACAAACTGATCTCGCAAATAAGTTAGTTAATTCTGAAGTACAAACAAATGACACTAGAACTCTTACCATCGATGTTGAAACACAAACTGAaatgaaaccaaaaaatacggaaaacaaagcaaaaattcgaaattttaaaattcctaTAAAATCAACAAGGCGAACAAAGAAAGACGCAGCGATACAAACAGATATAAATACGAATAATAATGTCAACAAGTGTTTGGAATGCGATAAATtcgataaatatacaattcaaTTGGAAAAAGACTATAACAATTCCCGTATCATGCTGTTAGATGTGAAAAATGAAATCGAGAAATatgagaataatttaaatgtcctTAAAAACATTGTTGACGAGGGAAATGATAGGAATATCTATTTGAAATCTGTTGTCGATGGGTTGAGAGGGAATTTGAGCGTTTTAGAAGCGGCATGTTCTAAACAAAATGAAGAAATAGAGAAACTATCTTGTTCTGTGTCTTCAATTGAAGTGCAAACTGAATTTG aacAAGTGTCAACGTATTCACAAACAGATTTGCCTTGTTCCAATTGCGTTAAACGGAACGGAGCTCATCGCTTAAGGAGGTATCTTTG GGACCCGTTGAAGTGTCTCTTCCAAGCGTTCGCTGTCATCTGCTTTATATTCGCACTCTCCGCGTTATACGGCGTCAGTAGGCGTTGGCAATCTCCGTGCGCTCCCCTGGCACCATGGAGCTGGCTGCAGCCTCACGATTTCATGGATCTGTTCTTCCGTATCGAGTATATAGCTGATGTACCTATGTAG
- the LOC111001038 gene encoding centromere protein F isoform X2: MDLFIYYGFQLIEELQCELREKSHLVHQLRSQLDFTDRQHEEAVSALSAERDSLRSHLNMLREENMILTHVRRDYEDVCERLCNSERALDDVKRQVESSKKKLRVMTQQVSTLETEKLTLTELLAKSKEECHRINDRYASRQSALLEQNERLRSEHADLSVRLQDHDEVMKTLSKEKIQLEMELKEMLNKTNQTQLRLDRSFDISYTEDQILTALDSLNADSRFCTDKRIVDDSFTFKDEGRTTNMSLFDEIRLSFCNMSHHNMTDICTNDKDLDNSNSEIATQTDSTDNEKDSVIDKEYINIEVQTDINEYKRTSDAESQTNLEHNDLNAEIQTFEGFMSRSNGETQNKLKQCELKNVETQTIVEQNYFKSVETQTSEEQNYFKNAEIETIQVSNQTSDVVSQTIIEQNETRNAEVQTDLANKLVNSEVQTNDTRTLTIDVETQTEMKPKNTENKAKIRNFKIPIKSTRRTKKDAAIQTDINTNNNVNKCLECDKFDKYTIQLEKDYNNSRIMLLDVKNEIEKYENNLNVLKNIVDEGNDRNIYLKSVVDGLRGNLSVLEAACSKQNEEIEKLSCSVSSIEVQTEFEQVSTYSQTDLPCSNCVKRNGAHRLRRYLWDPLKCLFQAFAVICFIFALSALYGVSRRWQSPCAPLAPWSWLQPHDFMDLFFRIEYIADVPM, encoded by the exons atggatttgtttatttactatg GTTTTCAACTTATAGAGGAGTTACAATGCGAGCTAAGAGAAAAATCCCATTTGGTACATCAGCTGCGCAGCCAACTAGATTTCACGGACAGGCAGCACGAAGAAGCGGTCTCTGCTCTCTCTGCCGAGCGGGATTCCCTACGATCGCATCTTAATAT GCTTCGCGAGGAGAATATGATATTAACGCACGTCAGACGCGACTATGAAGACGTATGTGAGCGATTATGTAATAGTGAACGGGCATTGGATGATGTTAAAAGGCAGGTTGAGAGTAGCAAGAAGAAGCTACGAGTGATGACCCAACAAGTTTCTACACTTGAGACCGAG AAACTGACACTGACCGAGCTTCTCGCGAAATCAAAGGAGGAATGTCACCGTATAAATGACAGATACGCGAGTAGACAAAGTGCGTTGTTGGAGCAAAACGAGCGCCTGCGAAGCGAACATGCTGACCTGAGCGTAAGGCTGCAAGACCATGATGAGGTCATGAAGACCCTCTCAAAGGAAAAG ATTCAATTGGAGATGGAGTTGAAGGagatgttaaataaaacaaaccagACACAGCTGAGGTTGGACCGCTCCTTCGACATCAGCTACACCGAGGATCAGATTTTGACCGCACTGGACAGTCTTAATGCTGATAGCAGGTTCTGTACCG ATAAACGGATTGTAGATGACTCATTTACTTTCAAAGACGAAGGCCGAACAACTAATATGTCTCTCTTTGACGAAATTAGACTTAGCTTTTGTAACATGTCCCATCATAATATGACTGATATTTGTACGAATGATAAAGATCTTGATAATTCTAACTCTGAGATCGCTACACAGACGGACAGTACAGATAACGAAAAAGATAGTGTTATTGATaaggaatatattaatattgaagtACAAACTGATATTAATGAGTATAAGCGAACAAGTGATGCTGAATCACAAACAAATTTAGAACATAATGACTTAAATGCTGAAATACAAACTTTTGAAGGGTTTATGTCAAGAAGTAATGgtgaaacacaaaataaattgaaacaatGTGAATTGAAAAATGTTGAAACACAAACCATTGTTgaacaaaattactttaaaagtgTTGAAACACAAACCAGCGAAgaacaaaattactttaaaaacgcTGAAATAGAAACAATTCAAGTGTCTAATCAAACAAGTGATGTCGTAAGCCAAACAATTATAGAACAAAATGAAACTAGAAATGCCGAAGTACAAACTGATCTCGCAAATAAGTTAGTTAATTCTGAAGTACAAACAAATGACACTAGAACTCTTACCATCGATGTTGAAACACAAACTGAaatgaaaccaaaaaatacggaaaacaaagcaaaaattcgaaattttaaaattcctaTAAAATCAACAAGGCGAACAAAGAAAGACGCAGCGATACAAACAGATATAAATACGAATAATAATGTCAACAAGTGTTTGGAATGCGATAAATtcgataaatatacaattcaaTTGGAAAAAGACTATAACAATTCCCGTATCATGCTGTTAGATGTGAAAAATGAAATCGAGAAATatgagaataatttaaatgtcctTAAAAACATTGTTGACGAGGGAAATGATAGGAATATCTATTTGAAATCTGTTGTCGATGGGTTGAGAGGGAATTTGAGCGTTTTAGAAGCGGCATGTTCTAAACAAAATGAAGAAATAGAGAAACTATCTTGTTCTGTGTCTTCAATTGAAGTGCAAACTGAATTTG aacAAGTGTCAACGTATTCACAAACAGATTTGCCTTGTTCCAATTGCGTTAAACGGAACGGAGCTCATCGCTTAAGGAGGTATCTTTG GGACCCGTTGAAGTGTCTCTTCCAAGCGTTCGCTGTCATCTGCTTTATATTCGCACTCTCCGCGTTATACGGCGTCAGTAGGCGTTGGCAATCTCCGTGCGCTCCCCTGGCACCATGGAGCTGGCTGCAGCCTCACGATTTCATGGATCTGTTCTTCCGTATCGAGTATATAGCTGATGTACCTATGTAG